The nucleotide sequence ATATTTTTAATCTCAAGGAATACAAGCCCATCGCCCGCTCGACGATTTTGACCGCCTTTCTGGGTTATGTCCTGGTGATCACGGCGCTGATGTTCGATCTGGGGAAACCCTACAATGTCTGGCACGTCATCGTCATGTGGAACCCCCATTCGGTCATGTTCGAGGTTGGCTGGTGCGTGATGCTCTACACGACGGTGCTCTTTCTTGAATTTCTGCCGGTCGTATTCGAACGGTTCCGCCTCGAGCGTTGGCAACGCCGATTCCAAACCATCACCGTCCCTCTGGTCATCGTCGGGGTGCTGCTCTCGACTCTGCACCAGTCGTCGCTCGGGACCCTCTACGTCCTTGTGGCCAGCAAGCTGCATCCGCTGTGGTACTCCGGATTGCTGCCGCTCTTCTTTTTCATCTCGGCCATCGCCGGAGGGCTCGCCATGGTCATATTCGAGTCCTATCTGAGTGCGCGCGCCTTCGGCAAGGAGCTGGAGCACAGCCTCCTGGCCAATATCAGCCGGGTGATCGCCGTGGTCATCGGGATCTATCTGGTCCTGCGGCTCCAGGATCTGTCGAGCCGCAGTGCCTTGCGGTATATTTTCGACGGATCGGCCGAGAGCCTCTATTTTCTCGTCGAGATTCTGCTCGGTTTTGTTACGCCGATGCTCCTGTTTTTCAGCGCCAGGGTGCGCGCCAGCAAGGCCTGGCTCTTTTTCGGAGCAGTTTTGGTGCTGTTTGGCTTCATCATGAACCGACTGAACGTGGCGATCACGGGGATGACGCGATACAGCGGCGTGGAATATCTGCCCAGTTGGATGGAGCTGGCGGTGACCATGTCGGTGGTTGCCGCAGGGCTGGTGGCCTTTCGCTTCGCTGTCAAATTTCTGCCTATCTTTCCGGCTGAGGAAAAGCTGGGTGTGCACCAGCCGCCGCTGGTGGCCGCCGGCAAGTCCGGACGATGGGCGATGGCTGCCCTCTTCGGGATTCTACTGCTGCTGGTCGCCGGATTCGGCTGGTCTCTGGCCGCAAAAAAGCCCAACACGCCGGCGCAGATACCCGATCCGGCCAAGCTGTTGCCCGCTGAATCGCTCACCTTTCCGGAGGCGATTGCAATCCCCAAATCGGAGGCCAGTCCCGGTCAGGTCACCTTCAATCACGAATCGCATGTGGATCAAAGTGAGCCCAACTGCAAGACATGTCATGCTGTGCTCTTTTCCATCCGGTCTGTCGGACAGGAGGCTGGCGGTGCGGCCAAAGCCGGTCATGAACCGTGCGGCACCTGTCATAACGGTGAAAAAGCATTTAACTATGAAGAGAGTTGTGACGGCTGCCACGTCAGCTCCGAATAAGATGGATGTGGCTGAAGACAAGCCGGAATTTCCACTGGTGCTTAAGGAGCAAATGGTCCGCACCATGACAAATCCTACTGAAAAATCTCCAGATGCAGTTTATCGCATCTGGCCGGAAGGCGAATCCGCTTGCATCTGGATGCAGGCGGGTCTCGTGGCCTTCAAGTTATG is from bacterium and encodes:
- the nrfD gene encoding polysulfide reductase NrfD codes for the protein IFNLKEYKPIARSTILTAFLGYVLVITALMFDLGKPYNVWHVIVMWNPHSVMFEVGWCVMLYTTVLFLEFLPVVFERFRLERWQRRFQTITVPLVIVGVLLSTLHQSSLGTLYVLVASKLHPLWYSGLLPLFFFISAIAGGLAMVIFESYLSARAFGKELEHSLLANISRVIAVVIGIYLVLRLQDLSSRSALRYIFDGSAESLYFLVEILLGFVTPMLLFFSARVRASKAWLFFGAVLVLFGFIMNRLNVAITGMTRYSGVEYLPSWMELAVTMSVVAAGLVAFRFAVKFLPIFPAEEKLGVHQPPLVAAGKSGRWAMAALFGILLLLVAGFGWSLAAKKPNTPAQIPDPAKLLPAESLTFPEAIAIPKSEASPGQVTFNHESHVDQSEPNCKTCHAVLFSIRSVGQEAGGAAKAGHEPCGTCHNGEKAFNYEESCDGCHVSSE